Proteins from one Oncorhynchus tshawytscha isolate Ot180627B linkage group LG16, Otsh_v2.0, whole genome shotgun sequence genomic window:
- the LOC112216372 gene encoding isocitrate dehydrogenase [NAD] subunit gamma, mitochondrial isoform X1 has translation MAASSAVISMSKIIKPIWGGRLATTAKVFGATVSSRREKSTVGQIIPPPAKYGGRHTVTLIPGDGIGPELLNHVKELFRFSCVPVDFEVVNVSSATEDDINNAITAIRRNGVALKGNIETLHTLPASHKSRNNLLRTSLDLYANVMHCKSLPGVQTRHNNIDIMIIRENTEGEYSSLEHESVSGVVECLKIITRTNSLRIAEYAFKLAREKGRKRVTAVHKANIMKLGDGLFLQCCREVAAGYPDIAFDAMIVDNTTMQLVSKPQQFDVMVMPNLYGNVVSNVCAGLVGGPGLVPGANYGRDYAVFETATRNTGKSIADRNIANPTAMLLASCMMLDHLKLHDYATMIRNAVLTTMNETQLHTADIGGQGTTSEVVQAIMRNIQSKGPLTSEL, from the exons ATGGCCGCCTCCAGTGCAGTGATATCAATGTCCAAAATCATTAAACCCATTTGGGGTGGACGGTTGGCAACGACAGCAAAA GTATTTGGAGCCACAGTGAGCAGTCGCAGAGAGAAATCAACAGTA GGACAAATCATT CCCCCTCCTGCGAAGTATGGTGGCAGACACACTGTAACTCTGATACCTGGAGATGGTATTGGACCAGAACTGCTCAATCACGTAAAGGAGCTCTTCAG GTTCAGCTGTGTACCTGTGGACTTTGAGGTCGTGAATGTCAGCTCAGCTACCGAGGATGACATCAACAACGCCATCACAGCCATCCGCCGTAACGGAGTGGCCCTCAAAG gtAACATTGAGACCCTCCACACCCTGCCTGCTTCCCACAAGTCCAGAAACAATCTCCTCCG CACCAGTCTGGACCTGTATGCCAACGTCATGCACTGTAAATCCCTCCCTGGAGTTCAGACTCGCcacaacaacattgacatcatGATCATCAGGGAGAACACTGAGGGAGAGTACAGCAGTCTGGAGCATGAG AGTGTATCAGGGGTGGTGGAGTGTCTCAAGATCATCACCCGGACTAACTCCCTGAGAATCGCTGAGTATGCCTTTAAATTGGCCCGGGAGAAAGGTCGCAAGAGGGTCACTGCAGTTCACAAGGCCAACATCAT GAAGCTGGGAGATGGTCTGTTTCTGCAGTGCTGTCGAGAGGTGGCTGCTGGATACCCTGACATTGCCTTCGACGCCATGATAGTCGACAACACTACCATGCAG CTAGTGTCTAAGCCCCAGCAGTTTGACGTTATGGTGATGCCCAACCTGTATGGTAATGTGGTTAGCAATGTGTGTGCTGGCCTGGTGGGAGGACCAGGGCTGGTGCCAGGGGCCAACTATGGCCGTGACTATGCTGTCTTCGAAACG GCCACCAGGAACACAGGGAAGAGTATTGCTGACAGGAACATTGCTAACCCCACTGCCATGCTACTGGCCAGCTGCATGATGCTAGATCACCTCAA GCTCCACGATTATGCCACTATGATCAGGAATGCAGTCCTTACGACCATGAACGAGACTCAG
- the LOC112216372 gene encoding isocitrate dehydrogenase [NAD] subunit gamma, mitochondrial isoform X2 produces the protein MAASSAVISMSKIIKPIWGGRLATTAKVFGATVSSRREKSTVPPPAKYGGRHTVTLIPGDGIGPELLNHVKELFRFSCVPVDFEVVNVSSATEDDINNAITAIRRNGVALKGNIETLHTLPASHKSRNNLLRTSLDLYANVMHCKSLPGVQTRHNNIDIMIIRENTEGEYSSLEHESVSGVVECLKIITRTNSLRIAEYAFKLAREKGRKRVTAVHKANIMKLGDGLFLQCCREVAAGYPDIAFDAMIVDNTTMQLVSKPQQFDVMVMPNLYGNVVSNVCAGLVGGPGLVPGANYGRDYAVFETATRNTGKSIADRNIANPTAMLLASCMMLDHLKLHDYATMIRNAVLTTMNETQLHTADIGGQGTTSEVVQAIMRNIQSKGPLTSEL, from the exons ATGGCCGCCTCCAGTGCAGTGATATCAATGTCCAAAATCATTAAACCCATTTGGGGTGGACGGTTGGCAACGACAGCAAAA GTATTTGGAGCCACAGTGAGCAGTCGCAGAGAGAAATCAACAGTA CCCCCTCCTGCGAAGTATGGTGGCAGACACACTGTAACTCTGATACCTGGAGATGGTATTGGACCAGAACTGCTCAATCACGTAAAGGAGCTCTTCAG GTTCAGCTGTGTACCTGTGGACTTTGAGGTCGTGAATGTCAGCTCAGCTACCGAGGATGACATCAACAACGCCATCACAGCCATCCGCCGTAACGGAGTGGCCCTCAAAG gtAACATTGAGACCCTCCACACCCTGCCTGCTTCCCACAAGTCCAGAAACAATCTCCTCCG CACCAGTCTGGACCTGTATGCCAACGTCATGCACTGTAAATCCCTCCCTGGAGTTCAGACTCGCcacaacaacattgacatcatGATCATCAGGGAGAACACTGAGGGAGAGTACAGCAGTCTGGAGCATGAG AGTGTATCAGGGGTGGTGGAGTGTCTCAAGATCATCACCCGGACTAACTCCCTGAGAATCGCTGAGTATGCCTTTAAATTGGCCCGGGAGAAAGGTCGCAAGAGGGTCACTGCAGTTCACAAGGCCAACATCAT GAAGCTGGGAGATGGTCTGTTTCTGCAGTGCTGTCGAGAGGTGGCTGCTGGATACCCTGACATTGCCTTCGACGCCATGATAGTCGACAACACTACCATGCAG CTAGTGTCTAAGCCCCAGCAGTTTGACGTTATGGTGATGCCCAACCTGTATGGTAATGTGGTTAGCAATGTGTGTGCTGGCCTGGTGGGAGGACCAGGGCTGGTGCCAGGGGCCAACTATGGCCGTGACTATGCTGTCTTCGAAACG GCCACCAGGAACACAGGGAAGAGTATTGCTGACAGGAACATTGCTAACCCCACTGCCATGCTACTGGCCAGCTGCATGATGCTAGATCACCTCAA GCTCCACGATTATGCCACTATGATCAGGAATGCAGTCCTTACGACCATGAACGAGACTCAG